In Denitratisoma sp. DHT3, one DNA window encodes the following:
- a CDS encoding nuclear transport factor 2 family protein encodes MAMDQERRLRTIEDRFAILDLEAEYAYAWDMGTPRQWADVFTEDGVFEMLPTGHTPHTRIEGQAALEAFCSQIRQHWSGLHYMHPPRLKIEDDRAESVIFFEFRHAMRTDTHVRQGVTAGHYRTHYVRTAAGWRIRERVEQAIGEETSHFYPASIPSP; translated from the coding sequence ATGGCAATGGACCAGGAGCGGCGACTGCGGACAATCGAGGACCGCTTCGCGATCCTCGACCTGGAGGCCGAATACGCCTACGCCTGGGACATGGGCACACCTCGCCAGTGGGCGGACGTTTTCACCGAGGACGGCGTCTTCGAAATGCTGCCGACCGGCCACACGCCGCACACGCGGATCGAGGGGCAGGCGGCGCTGGAAGCTTTTTGTTCTCAGATTCGGCAGCACTGGTCCGGCCTGCATTACATGCATCCGCCGCGCCTCAAGATCGAAGACGACCGGGCCGAGTCGGTGATCTTCTTCGAGTTCCGCCACGCCATGCGGACGGATACCCATGTCCGCCAGGGCGTCACCGCCGGCCATTACCGCACCCACTACGTTCGCACCGCCGCAGGCTGGCGCATCCGGGAGCGGGTCGAGCAGGCGATCGGCGAGGAAACCAGCCACTTCTACCCGGCCAGCATTCCCTCGCCTTAG
- a CDS encoding TonB-dependent receptor yields the protein MITRDATNNVYYTGVGSAGNPYLVRSDGMAVNFTTPVAPFDGKDHPWVVYNETWSQEFQLLGDVSPNFKYTTGFYYATEKGHQSQGPGIFFTVPDGGMFYAGTGPGVDMLSLERRALSAKNDTWAVFGQVSWRPDILERKLEIVPGIRYTRDHRQAVGTNLRGTTYFVTTDPATGVYNLLFSAPNPLAYTNVAGDNTFSKTTPTVSLNYHWKDDLMVYAKVAKGYVTGGFDDQQGTAAGFAKGFDPETITSYELGLKGEFLDRRLRVNGAVFQSEYKNEQKTVVHPGNIWAIENVGTSKYKGMELDVTAMVTQRFRVSASATWLDHTYSRWIDTDPTSPTYGTDISRLRKLVVPKVSYSVNLDYRFPDLGLPGKLDASLNFAHKDSQSTPIDLSNPVSAQYITTPKYDVVNGRIALSQIKVGPRGEGDLTVALWGKNLGDKKYHNFNLTNTSADQVTTWSEPRTYGIDLIYNY from the coding sequence ATGATCACACGGGATGCAACAAATAACGTCTATTACACCGGCGTCGGCAGCGCAGGGAACCCGTATCTGGTGCGCAGCGACGGCATGGCCGTCAATTTCACCACGCCGGTGGCACCGTTCGACGGCAAGGATCATCCCTGGGTGGTCTACAACGAGACCTGGTCGCAGGAGTTCCAGTTGCTGGGCGACGTGAGCCCGAACTTCAAATACACCACCGGCTTCTACTACGCCACCGAGAAGGGTCATCAAAGCCAGGGGCCGGGCATTTTCTTCACTGTTCCCGATGGCGGCATGTTCTACGCCGGCACCGGACCCGGTGTCGATATGCTGTCCCTGGAGCGGCGCGCACTGAGCGCCAAGAACGACACCTGGGCGGTGTTCGGCCAGGTTTCCTGGCGCCCCGACATCCTTGAGCGCAAGCTGGAGATCGTGCCGGGCATCCGCTACACGCGCGACCACCGTCAGGCCGTCGGCACCAATCTGCGCGGTACCACCTACTTCGTCACGACCGATCCGGCGACCGGCGTATACAACCTGCTGTTCTCGGCGCCCAACCCCCTGGCCTACACCAACGTGGCGGGGGACAACACCTTCTCCAAGACCACGCCCACCGTGTCGCTCAACTACCACTGGAAGGACGACCTGATGGTCTATGCGAAGGTGGCCAAGGGCTACGTCACGGGCGGCTTCGACGACCAGCAGGGAACGGCGGCGGGTTTCGCCAAGGGCTTCGACCCGGAGACCATCACCTCCTATGAACTCGGCCTGAAGGGCGAATTCCTGGATCGCCGGCTGCGGGTCAATGGCGCGGTGTTCCAGAGCGAGTACAAGAACGAGCAGAAGACGGTGGTGCATCCGGGCAACATCTGGGCGATCGAGAACGTCGGCACGTCCAAGTACAAGGGGATGGAACTGGACGTGACGGCCATGGTGACCCAGCGCTTCCGCGTGTCGGCCAGTGCCACCTGGCTGGATCACACCTACTCCCGGTGGATCGACACCGACCCGACCAGCCCCACCTACGGCACCGATATTTCGCGGCTGCGCAAGCTGGTGGTGCCGAAAGTGTCCTACTCGGTCAATCTGGACTACCGCTTCCCCGACCTGGGTCTGCCCGGCAAGCTCGATGCGAGCCTGAACTTCGCCCACAAGGATTCCCAGTCGACCCCGATCGATCTGAGCAATCCGGTGTCGGCGCAGTACATCACGACACCGAAGTACGACGTGGTGAATGGGCGCATTGCCCTGTCCCAGATCAAGGTGGGGCCGAGGGGCGAGGGTGACCTGACCGTCGCACTGTGGGGCAAGAACCTGGGCGACAAGAAGTATCACAACTTCAACTTGACCAACACCAGCGCGGACCAGGTCACCACCTGGAGCGAGCCGCGCACCTACGGCATCGACCTGATCTACAACTATTGA
- a CDS encoding cytochrome P450, producing the protein MSVPILPSEIDISSPEAYLDEARIQAEFSRLRNEMPVTWVDREPYRPFWAVVRNADIKLIEKNHEIFINEPRLTLQTRKAEAASAKMFGGRRYGIRTILDMDEPDHRKYREISSRWFVGSGLRKLLDRVDTIAGRFVDKMAAQGGECDFAAEVAMWYPLHVILSLLGLPEEDAPHLLRLTQNLLAASDPDLQRSDLGGTDVIPEFLEYLGRLLAEKRAHPGDDLASAIATAEVDGKPMDALEAMSYYLIMVTAGHDTTSGSISGGMHALIQNPAEREKLRSPSPELLRNASGEICRWVSPVKHFMRTATADFALHDATIRAGDSVALFYVSGNRDETCFDDPFAFRVDRKVEGHLAFGFGIHSCVGRQLALAEMDAFFGKLIPRLRHVEFGGDPKLIQSNIMGGYKSLPIHYELTH; encoded by the coding sequence ATGTCCGTTCCCATACTTCCGTCGGAGATCGACATTTCCAGCCCGGAGGCCTATCTGGACGAAGCCCGGATCCAGGCCGAGTTTTCCCGATTGAGAAATGAAATGCCCGTCACCTGGGTGGATCGCGAGCCTTATCGGCCGTTCTGGGCCGTGGTGCGCAACGCCGACATCAAGCTGATCGAAAAGAACCACGAGATTTTCATCAACGAGCCGCGCCTGACCCTACAGACCCGCAAGGCCGAGGCGGCCTCGGCCAAGATGTTCGGTGGTCGCCGCTACGGCATCCGCACCATCCTCGACATGGACGAACCGGACCACCGTAAATACCGGGAAATTTCTTCCCGCTGGTTCGTCGGTTCCGGCCTGCGGAAACTGCTGGATCGGGTCGATACGATCGCCGGGCGATTCGTGGACAAGATGGCGGCGCAGGGTGGCGAATGTGATTTCGCCGCAGAGGTGGCGATGTGGTATCCGCTGCATGTGATCCTCTCCCTTCTCGGCCTGCCGGAGGAGGATGCGCCCCACCTGTTGCGATTGACCCAGAACCTGCTGGCCGCCAGCGATCCGGACCTGCAGCGCTCCGACCTGGGGGGCACCGATGTGATCCCCGAATTCCTCGAATATCTGGGGCGTCTGCTGGCGGAGAAGCGGGCCCATCCCGGCGACGACCTGGCCAGCGCCATCGCCACCGCTGAGGTGGATGGCAAGCCGATGGATGCCCTGGAGGCGATGTCCTATTACCTGATCATGGTGACCGCCGGCCACGACACCACCTCCGGGTCCATCAGTGGCGGCATGCATGCCCTGATCCAGAACCCCGCGGAACGGGAAAAGCTGCGTTCGCCCTCGCCCGAGTTGTTGCGCAACGCCAGTGGTGAAATATGCCGTTGGGTTTCTCCCGTCAAGCATTTCATGCGCACCGCCACCGCCGACTTCGCTCTGCACGACGCCACCATCCGGGCCGGCGATTCGGTGGCCCTGTTCTACGTCTCGGGCAACCGTGACGAGACCTGCTTTGACGATCCTTTCGCGTTCCGCGTCGATCGCAAGGTCGAGGGGCACCTGGCCTTCGGTTTCGGCATCCATAGCTGCGTCGGGCGGCAACTGGCGCTCGCGGAGATGGATGCCTTTTTCGGCAAGCTGATTCCCCGCTTGCGCCATGTCGAGTTCGGGGGCGACCCCAAGCTCATCCAGTCCAACATCATGGGCGGTTACAAGAGCCTACCTATCCACTATGAACTCACACACTGA
- a CDS encoding SDR family NAD(P)-dependent oxidoreductase, translated as MNMQPALASPATGVIITGGASGLGRASAHALAAVGRPVAIWDINESRALAVADEVRGQYGVAAIGLGLDIGDPAGYSAAIEKSRQALGSIGGLVHAAGIVDIGSLEGVTPENWDQGINIHLRPVALLVQALYPDLKTNPGSAVVAFASINATLGNRINPIYSAAKGGVLSLVRSLADRLGDDGIRINSISPGQILTPMLQPSVDALPKGTYEKRILLGRMGAPAEIGRVVRFLLSDEASYITAAEIVVDGGNISSQRG; from the coding sequence ATGAACATGCAGCCTGCGCTCGCATCGCCAGCCACCGGCGTCATCATCACCGGCGGGGCCTCCGGCCTGGGCCGGGCTTCCGCCCATGCCCTGGCCGCGGTCGGGCGGCCGGTGGCGATCTGGGACATCAACGAAAGCCGGGCGCTCGCCGTGGCCGACGAAGTCCGCGGCCAGTACGGCGTGGCCGCCATCGGCCTGGGGCTGGACATCGGCGATCCGGCGGGTTATTCCGCCGCGATCGAGAAGTCGCGCCAGGCTTTGGGTTCCATCGGCGGTCTGGTGCACGCCGCCGGCATCGTCGATATCGGCTCCCTGGAAGGCGTCACACCGGAGAACTGGGACCAGGGGATCAATATCCATCTGCGCCCGGTGGCACTGCTGGTGCAGGCGCTGTATCCGGACCTGAAGACCAATCCCGGTTCGGCAGTGGTGGCCTTCGCCTCCATCAACGCCACCCTGGGCAACCGGATCAATCCGATCTATTCCGCTGCCAAGGGCGGGGTGCTGTCCCTGGTGCGTTCACTGGCCGATCGTCTCGGCGACGACGGCATCCGCATCAACTCGATCTCCCCGGGCCAGATTCTCACGCCGATGCTGCAGCCTTCCGTCGATGCGCTGCCCAAGGGGACTTACGAAAAGCGCATCCTGCTCGGCCGGATGGGCGCACCGGCGGAAATCGGTCGTGTGGTGCGCTTCCTCCTCTCCGACGAGGCCAGCTACATCACCGCCGCCGAGATCGTGGTGGACGGGGGGAACATTTCCTCACAGCGCGGCTGA